The Mugil cephalus isolate CIBA_MC_2020 chromosome 11, CIBA_Mcephalus_1.1, whole genome shotgun sequence genome includes a window with the following:
- the LOC125016622 gene encoding myelin-associated glycoprotein-like has translation MAGALTFLLIGCLLQGVQCGQWRVNILQTIEVLRGSCVTIPCSFHIDRTYDNNLDQTCKAVWKNRSNSEVVFDSKTRTNGELIGALTDKDCTTTLNNMVSDGTYLFRLECENALKWEFSNDLINIVTKADPPSPTLTPSTLEVEEGKSVNVTCSAPAPCLSHPPTLTWSPRLGDSQETLQENQDKTKVQTSVLTFTASQLHHGQKISCTALYRKQDGSPDASVTTALTANVSCVQCEPWRVNMLQTIEVLRGSCVTIPCSFDIDRKYNNNLDQTCKAVWKKRSNDEVVFDSKTRTNGELIGALTDRDCTTTLNNMVSDDTYYFRLECENDLKYSFNNDLNLVTKADPPSPTLTPSTLEVEEGTSVSVTCSAPAPCLSHPPTLTWSPRLGDSQETLQENQDRTKVQTSVLTFTASQLHHGQKISCTALYRKQDGSNQSSSSKTSALTVSFPPQILASSHCTKTESQVNCSCETVGNPSPTLHWHLDGRPVNQSGEVLISSGSLNGTGLRSFITVNKLKDRSLSTLFCHSFNSLGSARQQFCVNTPEDQRSTKRQDQLMSILFITTTVTLLVLVCVLLFVIRAQKNYRDSKSQLTGETSTTAPSQGIEAPSKREEAIYANTDDLRQADSADPETISEPNRTNLPSTGPDNVPGERHSSENNEEGSDVLYSTVNWKNKSKKNKVEDSVDMNPSGSSYLEEEKYMAKGMCKNFVSNAMVMGNLYDEAEPRNVGKEVECEYAQVKFKRKSTMHK, from the exons ATGGCTGGAGCTCTGACTTTCCTTCTCATTGGCTGTTTGCTGCAGG gtgtccAGTGTGGACAGTGGAGAGTCAATATACTGCAGACTATAGAGGTTCTGAGAGGATCCTGTGTGACCATCCCCTGCTCCTTTCACATAGATAGAACATATGACAACAATTTAGATCAGACATGCAAAGCAGTGTGGAAAAACAGAAGTAATAGTGAAGTTGTGTTTGATAGTAAAACTAGAACAAATGGAGAATTGATTGGAGCACTGACAGACAAAGACTGCACCACAACCCTGAACAACATGGTTTCTGATGGTACATATTTATTCAGACTGGAATGTGAAAATGCCTTAAAATGGGAATTCAGTAATGACTTAATCAATATAGTGACCAAAG CTGATCCTCCATCACCCACTCTGACTCCGTCCAcactggaggtggaggagggaaaatcAGTGAATGTGACGTGCTCTGCTCCAGCTCCCTGTCTGTCTCATCCTCCAACTCTGACATGGAGCCCCAGACTGGGTGACAGTCAGGAGACACTGCAGGAGAATCAGGACAAAACTAAAGTCCAGACCTCTGTTCTGACCTTCACTGCTTCTCAGCTCCATCATGGACAGAAAATCTCCTGCACTGCTCTCTACAGGAAACAAGATGGCAGCCCTGATGCATCTGTTACCACAGCTTTAACAGCTAATGTTTCCT gtgtccAGTGTGAACCGTGGAGAGTCAATATGCTGCAGACTATAGAGGTTCTGAGAGGATCCTGTGTGACCATCCCCTGCTCCTTTGATATAGAtagaaaatataacaacaattTAGATCAGACATGTAAAGCAGTGTGGAAAAAGAGAAGTAATGATGAAGTTGTGTTTGATAGTAAAACTAGAACAAATGGAGAATTGATTGGAGcactgacagacagagactGCACCACAACCCTGAACAACATGGTTTCTGATGACACATATTACTTCAGACTGGAATGTGAAAATGACTTGAAATACAGCTTCAATAATGACTTGAACCTTGTGACCAAAG CTGATCCTCCATCACCCACTCTGACTCCGTCCAcactggaggtggaggagggaaccTCAGTGAGTGTGACGTGCTCTGCTCCAGCTCCCTGTCTGTCTCATCCTCCAACTCTGACATGGAGCCCCAGACTGGGTGACAGTCAGGAGACACTGCAGGAGAATCAGGACAGAACTAAAGTCCAGACCTCTGTTCTGACCTTCACTGCTTCTCAGCTCCATCATGGACAGAAAATCTCCTGCACTGCTCTCTACAGGAAACAAGATGGCAGCAATCAATCAAGCAGCAGTAAAACTTCAGCTCTTACTGTTTCAT TTCCTCCACAGATCCTGGCCTCATCTCACTGCACCAAAACTGAAAGTCAGGTCAACTGTTCCTGTGAGACTGTGGGAAACCCTTCCCCTACTTTACACTGGCATTTGGATgggagacctgtcaatcaatctGGAGAGGTTTTAATCAGCAGTGGGTCTCTAAATGGCACAGGCCTGAGGAGCTTCATCACCGTCAACAAACTAAAGGACAGGAGTCTTTCCACCTTGTTCTGTCACAGCTTCAACTCTCTGGGATCTGCCAGGCAGCAGTTTTGTGTCAACACCCCTGAGGATCAACGCTCTACAAAAAGACAAG ATCAACTGATGTCAATATTGTTCATCACCACAACTGTCACTTTACTGGTTCTAGTATGTGttctgctctttgtcatcag GGCTCAGAAGAATTATCGTGACAGTAAGAGTCAGCTCACAGGAGAAACCAGCACAACTGCACCAAGCCAGGGAATTGAG GCACCCAGCAAAAGAGAAGAGGCCATATATGCCAACACAGATGACTTGAGACAAGCAGACAGCGCTGACCCTGAAACCATCTCTGAACCAAACAGAACAAACTTGCCAAGCACTGGGCCAGACAATGTACCAGGAGAAAGACACAGCTCAGAGAACAATGAGGAAGGGAGTGATGTGCTTTACTCTACTGTGAACTGGAAgaataaaagcaagaaaaacaaggtAGAAGACTCTGTGGACATGAATCCATCAGGTAGCTCCTatctggaggaggaaaagtaCATGGCCAAGGGCATGTGCAAAAACTTTGTAAGCAACGCAATGGTGATGGGAAACCTGTATGATGAAGCAGAGCCTAGAAATGTGGGGAAGGAAGTGGAGTGTGAATATGCTCAAGTTAAATTTAAGAGGAAGAGCACTATGCATAAATAG